A single window of Mycolicibacterium aurum DNA harbors:
- a CDS encoding glycosyltransferase: MSDIPSGALDAGPSRAVSPLSRVILPRPGEPLDVRKLYIEESDTNARRAHAPTRTTLEIGAESEVSFATYFNAFPASYWRRWSILESVVLRVELTGSARVDVYRSKATGARITVGGAPIASAEDGVPAVLEFEVELTPFEDGGWIWFDITTDAQSTLHHAGWYAPIPAPGRAHVAIGIPTFNRPSDAVNALAALTSDPLVDEVITAVIVSDQGTQKAKDHPGFEAAAAALGDRLTIHNQPNLGGSGGYSRVMYEALKNTDCEQILFMDDDIRVEPDSILRALAFNRFAKTPTLVGGQMLNLQEPSHLHVMGEMVDSTNFMWTNAVNTEYDHNFAKYPLSDEEHERSRLLHRRIDVDYNGWWMCMIPRQVAEELGQPLPLFIKWDDADYGLRAGEHGYPTVTLPGAAIWHMAWSDKDDAIDWQAYFHLRNRLVVAALHWDGNVRGLLASHLKATLKHLLCLEYSTVAIQNKAMDDFLAGPENLFTILESALPDVRKLRQEYPDAVVLPGATTLPPPSDKRWRKKVNIPTNPVAISTRLARGVVHQLKAHDPEHHRRPQINVATQDARWFSLSRVDGVTVTTADGRGVVYRQRDREKMFELLRESVKRQMLLARKFNRMRKVYRAALPTMTSTQRWESVLLPSGSEPGSGQGHG, from the coding sequence ATGAGTGACATCCCGTCCGGCGCGCTGGATGCCGGACCGTCACGTGCGGTCAGCCCCCTGTCCCGCGTCATCCTGCCGCGGCCCGGCGAGCCGCTCGACGTCCGCAAGCTCTATATAGAGGAATCGGACACCAACGCCCGCAGGGCCCATGCGCCCACCCGCACCACGCTGGAGATCGGCGCCGAGTCCGAGGTGTCCTTCGCCACCTACTTCAACGCGTTCCCCGCCAGTTACTGGCGTCGCTGGTCGATCCTGGAATCGGTCGTGCTGCGCGTCGAACTCACCGGCAGCGCCCGCGTCGACGTCTACCGGTCCAAGGCCACCGGAGCCCGCATCACCGTCGGTGGGGCCCCGATCGCCAGCGCCGAGGACGGCGTTCCGGCGGTGCTGGAATTCGAGGTGGAGCTCACCCCGTTCGAGGACGGCGGCTGGATCTGGTTCGACATCACCACCGACGCGCAGTCGACACTGCACCACGCGGGCTGGTACGCGCCGATCCCCGCACCGGGACGTGCACACGTCGCGATCGGCATCCCGACCTTCAACCGGCCGTCGGACGCGGTCAACGCGCTGGCCGCGCTGACCTCGGACCCGCTGGTCGACGAGGTGATCACCGCGGTGATCGTCTCCGATCAGGGCACCCAGAAGGCCAAGGACCACCCTGGCTTCGAGGCCGCGGCGGCCGCGCTGGGCGACCGGCTCACCATTCACAACCAGCCCAACCTCGGCGGATCCGGCGGCTACAGCCGGGTGATGTACGAAGCGCTGAAGAACACCGACTGTGAGCAGATCCTGTTCATGGACGACGACATCCGCGTCGAACCGGACTCGATCCTGCGGGCGCTGGCCTTCAACCGGTTCGCCAAGACGCCCACCCTGGTCGGTGGCCAGATGCTCAACCTGCAGGAGCCCTCGCACCTGCACGTGATGGGCGAGATGGTCGACTCGACGAACTTCATGTGGACCAACGCGGTCAACACCGAGTACGACCACAACTTCGCCAAGTACCCGCTCAGCGATGAAGAGCACGAACGCAGCCGGCTTCTGCACCGTCGCATCGACGTGGACTACAACGGCTGGTGGATGTGCATGATCCCGCGCCAGGTCGCCGAAGAGCTCGGTCAGCCGTTGCCGCTGTTCATCAAATGGGACGACGCCGACTACGGGCTGCGCGCGGGCGAGCACGGCTATCCCACCGTCACGCTTCCCGGCGCCGCGATCTGGCACATGGCGTGGAGCGACAAGGACGACGCCATCGACTGGCAGGCGTACTTCCATCTGCGTAACCGCCTCGTCGTGGCGGCGCTGCACTGGGACGGCAACGTTCGCGGACTGCTCGCGAGCCATCTGAAGGCGACGTTGAAACATCTTCTCTGCCTTGAGTATTCGACCGTCGCCATTCAGAACAAGGCGATGGACGACTTCCTGGCCGGCCCCGAGAACCTGTTCACGATCCTGGAGTCGGCGCTGCCGGATGTGCGAAAGTTGCGCCAGGAGTACCCCGACGCCGTCGTCCTGCCCGGTGCCACCACGTTGCCGCCGCCGTCGGACAAGCGGTGGCGCAAGAAGGTCAACATCCCCACCAATCCGGTGGCGATCTCGACGCGTCTGGCCCGTGGCGTGGTCCATCAGCTCAAGGCCCACGACCCCGAACACCACCGTCGGCCGCAGATCAACGTCGCCACCCAGGATGCCCGCTGGTTCTCGCTGAGCAGGGTCGACGGGGTGACCGTGACGACTGCCGACGGGCGTGGTGTCGTGTACCGGCAGCGCGACCGGGAGAAGATGTTCGAGCTCCTGCGCGAATCGGTGAAGCGGCAGATGCTGCTGGCGCGCAAGTTCAACCGGATGCGCAAGGTGTACCGCGCCGCGCTGCCGACGATGACGAGCACACAGAGGTGGGAGAGCGTGTTGTTGCCCTCCGGCTCGGAACCGGGCTCGGGACAAGGACATGGCTGA
- the glf gene encoding UDP-galactopyranose mutase has protein sequence MNSEDPGVAARPHAGGFDLFVVGSGFFGLTIAERAATQLGKRVLVVDRRPHIGGNAYSEPEPQTGIEIHKYGAHLFHTSNQRVWDYVRQFTEFTGYQHRVFALHNGQAYQFPMGLGLVSQFFNRYFTPDEARALIKEQSSEIDTADAQNLEEKAISLIGRPLYEAFVKHYTAKQWQTDPKTLPASNITRLPVRYTFDNRYFNDTYEGLPVDGYTKWLENMAADERIEVRLSTDWFDVRDQLRAENPDAPVVYTGPLDRYFDYSEGRLGWRTLDFDLEVLSDCGDFQGTPVMNYNDADVPFTRIHEFRHFHPERDYPTDKTVIMREYSRFAENDDEPYYPINTDADRAVLASYRARAKAETASAKVLFGGRLGTYQYLDMHMAIASALNMYDNTLAPHLRDGVPLAEPETESS, from the coding sequence GGGCCGCGACCCAACTGGGCAAGCGCGTCCTCGTCGTCGACCGTCGTCCGCACATCGGCGGGAACGCGTACTCCGAGCCCGAGCCGCAGACCGGCATCGAGATCCACAAGTACGGCGCGCACCTCTTCCACACCAGTAACCAGCGGGTGTGGGATTACGTGCGCCAGTTCACCGAGTTCACCGGTTACCAGCATCGTGTCTTCGCGCTGCACAACGGGCAGGCCTATCAGTTCCCGATGGGTCTCGGCCTGGTGAGCCAGTTCTTCAACCGCTACTTCACCCCCGACGAGGCGCGAGCGCTGATCAAGGAGCAGTCCAGCGAGATCGACACGGCCGACGCGCAGAACCTCGAGGAGAAGGCGATCTCGCTGATCGGGCGTCCGCTCTACGAGGCCTTCGTCAAGCACTACACGGCCAAGCAGTGGCAGACCGACCCGAAGACTCTGCCCGCGAGCAACATCACCCGTCTGCCGGTGCGCTATACCTTCGACAATCGGTACTTCAACGACACCTACGAGGGCCTGCCGGTCGACGGTTACACGAAGTGGCTGGAGAACATGGCCGCCGACGAGCGCATCGAGGTGCGGCTGAGCACCGACTGGTTCGACGTCCGCGACCAGCTGCGCGCGGAGAATCCGGACGCTCCTGTGGTGTACACCGGGCCGCTGGACCGGTACTTCGACTACTCGGAGGGGCGCCTGGGCTGGCGCACGCTGGACTTCGACCTCGAGGTGTTGAGTGACTGCGGGGACTTCCAAGGCACGCCCGTGATGAACTACAACGACGCCGACGTGCCCTTCACCCGCATCCACGAGTTCCGGCACTTCCACCCCGAGCGGGACTATCCGACGGACAAGACGGTGATCATGCGCGAATACTCGCGGTTCGCCGAGAACGACGACGAGCCCTACTATCCGATCAACACCGATGCCGACCGTGCGGTGCTCGCCTCCTACCGGGCGCGGGCGAAGGCGGAGACGGCGTCGGCGAAGGTACTGTTCGGCGGCCGCCTCGGCACCTACCAGTACCTGGACATGCACATGGCGATCGCCAGCGCGCTCAATATGTACGACAACACCCTCGCGCCCCATCTGCGCGACGGCGTGCCGCTGGCCGAGCCCGAAACAGAAAGCAGTTGA